The genome window ataactataaaaaaaatacattttaaatgaataaatatttttatgtgATTATAAACTACTATACAATGTTACAAGTTCACTCATATTATGTCTACATCTTTAACCTCTTATTTATTTGACAAAAGATATTTAAGACATGAAAAGGTTCGTTagaactttgaatttttttttttacgtaTCTAATTTTGGAATCCGACATTATAAACTTCAGTATAAGCTCCAAAATGATTATTTATATCGTTAAACTATTCATTTAAATTAGAATAAAGTGGAATATCGTttgatcaaataaaaaacaatctATCATGTCATATATaatatcaaaatcaagaaaattaagtaACAATGAGATTTGATTTTCCTCAACATGTAACCCGTCTTGCATGTTTTGGTAGATTTGAAAAATAGAAACTCcctactatatatatatttctggGGCGCGTGGCTGAATCATATTTATCCGAAGGAACCGAATCTGACGACATACACATCTCAAATTCTGCCCCTCGTTGTAATCTGCAGCGTTGGTTCTCACAGGTATTTTGTTACTCTTTTTTGCACTTTTTTGCTTGGCTTCCCCAGGTCCCAACAAACCGACCGAATCAAACTCCCCCTACCCCAGCTCTCTCTCACACGCAAGCGCACATTTCCCTCTTTTGAGAATCTTCAACCTTGTAACAGCTCTCAATTGAATCTTGACCCAAGTTCCCAACTTTTCTCTTCAATTCTTCAACCTCTCTCTGCAAACCCATTTCACCATAACAGccaaaagttttctttttctggtttcCCGGCGATACCAAAAGCGGTTTTCCGGCGTACCCAGATGGAGAAAGAGCCTCTGCTTCCCTATGTAGGCAGCCCGAGAAGAAAGCTCTCACCTTTACATACTCTCTGTCCGCTACCAGAAGATAATGAATTCACGGCTCCTTTAACCCCTTCAGAGTTCAAAGACCGTATCATCTTTGGCCCTTCCCCCTCATCACCACAAGACTCTTCTCCTCTAGTTGATGCTTTGACTCTGCCTTACAGTTCACCAAGAGCCTCAAGGcctccttcctcttcttctttattaGACGCCATAGCCACAACCCCAAAAGACCCACAACCTCAACAACCCCTGCAATCTTGGCTCATTGACCCCAACTATTCATGGACCAAAACCAACCTCCATCGCTCCAAAACTGCACCTGCTATGGCTGTTATAAATGAGGTGGAAAACCGGCGTTCTGATCCTAGACCCCAATTTGGTTCACAGTCTATTGTAAGACAAGCTTTTATTCTTCTTGTTATATATTTGTCATTGGGTGTGACTATATATTGGTTTAACCGTCATCATTTCTCGGCAATTGAGACACACCCGGTAGTTGATGCATTGTACTTTTGTATTGTGACAATGTGCACAATTGGTTATGGAGATATTACACCCACTAGTACGGCAACCAAGTTGTTTTCTATAATGTTTGTGTTGGTGGGGTTTGgatttattgatattttgcTTAGTGGGATGGTCAGTTATGTGCTGGATTTGCAAGAGAATTATTTGCTAAGGAGTCTTAAGGGTGTGGGTGAGAAAAAGGAGTCCTACATATTTGATGTCAAGAAGGGGAGGATGAGGATTAGAATGAAGGTAGGATTGGCATTGGGAGTTGTGGTGCTATGTATTGGGATTGGTGTTGGTGTTATGCATTTTGTGGAAAGGCTTGGATGGTTGGATTCATTTTATCTTTCGGTTATGTCAGTTACCACCGTTGGGTATGGTGACCGCGCGTTCCAGTCTTTGTCGGGTCGCATCTTTGCTTCAATTTGGTTGCTTGTATCGACGCTTGCGGTTGCTCGAGCATTTCTGTATTTAGCTGAGGCAAGGGTGGATAAACGGCATAGGATAATGGCAAAGTGGGTTCTTGGTCAGGATATGACTGTTTCTGAGTTTCTTGCTGCTGACATTGACAATAATGGCTTTGTGAGGTATGTGCTAGTATTTAATACTTACATTTTGATCAGTTAGGTTGTTTTAGGTTGTTGGTTTTTGATCTATGAAGATGGTTCATCAAAAGGTACATATTTGGGCCGTATAGGATAAAACTTGTATTGATTTagcctttcttcttctcctggTTACTCAAATACATTTGGCATGTTCTTGAGCTTCGTAATCTAAAGCCAATATTGTTGACTAACTATAAATTCTTTAAGTGCCTAAATTACGTGTTATAACTATCATTATGAGAATTATAATAGACTACCAGCTTACTCAGTTTTCTGAAACATGAGACCTTCCATTTGACTGCCCGAGTGCATAAACTCTTGGACCACAAATGAATGTATTGATTTGTGAGtcatcttttgtaatttttggaTATTATAAGGTGAAAGTGAAGCTTGTAGGTTGCAATTAACAATCATTGGTCAATGTGTGTCTCTGTCCATTATGAAGGGTCGTTTGAATGCATGGGTCTAAACAGAAGTTTAGGAGACAAGGAATATTTGTGGATAAAATGAAACAGAATTTCTGTAGGTTAAAATACCTATTTGAAATTACGTGTTATAACTAGCTCTATGAGAAATTATAAGAGAGTACCCGCTTACTAAGTTTTCTGAGACCCAAGGCCTTCCATTTGACTGCCCAAGTGCATAAACTCTTGGACCACAAACTGTAAGTTTCAGATATTATGAGGTGAAAGTGAAGCTTGTCGGTTGCAATTAACAATCATTGATCAATTTCTGCGCATTATGAAGGGCTGTCTGAATGCATGGGGACTAAACAGAATTTTACGAGACGAAGAGTATTGGCAGATATTATGAAATGAGGCTGTGCGCAGACCCCTCCGCCTTCTCCTTAATGTGTTAGCTCAGTCCCCCTTTGCGGGCCTTAATAACCAAGCATTTCAAGTGTGTTGAGCACAGTATTCCATTTCTATTGGAATTATCAAAGTTTATTGCAAATTTCTTGAGCATGCAAATGGTTTATGGTAAGGAGAACTGTATCCCTATGGGATATTCTCTCCGAACTTTTGTgtttgatcaaattatttATGAGTTGCAACATGCATCTGATAATTTGCTATCTTGCTTAGTAAGCCTTGACATGTAACATCATAATAGTTGGGAGTTGTAACAGAAGTTtgattcaatttttctttattaatgAGTTAAGTTAAGTTTGATTCAGTTATCAATACAAATTAGTCAGTACCAAACAGTTTAACTCTTGTTGGAACCCCAAATACTTCTTGGTGACATGGAGGTTATGAGCACGGCAGTTGATTCAAGTGCCTAGGTTCCACCAATTTTGGAGGAGATTGAATTGTGACCTTGATAATTTAGCGTGCATTGATTATTTAGTTCCTTCTAGAAATCTGGAGGTTAAGCAAGTGGTAAAATTTGTCCTCAGTGGTAGGTAATaatatggtttgaattttggttttttcttattGATTAGTAGTTCCAATTGTGTTAGCCTGGAATTCTTACAATAAGCAACTCTTGTTTAGAAACTGGCGCAAGTTTGCTTGGCTGACTTCATTTGTTTGTAAAGTTCtaatcttaaaaatagatttgtAACTTGGTTTGACTTACTTCCATTGTCTGGAGTTGTTGACTTATTTCTTTGCTTATTCTGAGTTGCAGAAAATCAAAGTTTCTGTTGGCTAATTATGTTGGCTTTATGTGTGCAGTAAGTCAGAATATGTCATATACAAACTCAAGGAGATGGGAAAGGTATCAGAGAAAGATGTTATGCAGATCTGCACCCAATTTGATAGGCTAGACTCTGGGAACTGCGGAAAGATAAGCCTTGCGGATCTTATGAGTCGTCATTGATATCCAAGTAGCTTTTTGTCCTTTTCATCATTATACATCAAGGCAAGCAAATAGCAAATATCTTTAAAATGAAGTATGATAAGCCTGATCTTATGGAGAGCATTGTTCATTTCCAAGTTGCATACAATACACATGAAGTATGAACTTTGCTGCCTGATCTGTTGGTCCTCTTGTCCATGCATCCTCATTCCCAAGCATCAAATAGATCTTCCATATTTTAGGCATAGATGCATGATACTTGTGGACGCACATGGATgcattttctgttaaaataCACAATTTTACAAACCAGTCAACAACAAGGTCATTGACATATTCCAGGAAATACTGGTGATGGGAGAACTGAGCTGATTGAGGGCACTTTTGACTTTACACAAACAAATTGACAATACAGACTAGTTgtatttcttctctttcagAAATGAAGATAATCTcagaaaataacaatattttactttttgcTCAGAGTTGGAGACCCTTTTTGTGGCTTCAGAATGTAAATGGTTGTAAATTAGTATGAATGAAGGTGAAACACTTTGACTGCGTCTCTCTAGCTTgcttgctttctttctttctttatttcttgcattatTTTGGATCCAAGTTACGTTGGTAATCACAAATATTGacactttgcctttttttttaagaacCTTGATTTTCTCTTCATCATCAGGTTATGCTATTTTTAGTGTTATGTGGACCATATGAATGTTAGACTTGGCAATGAATTGGGTTGATTAATCTATTGAATAACAGGCACTTGTAACCCAAAATAGCCATTCTCGTGCTCTTCATGGGCATGCCTTTTCTGGCTTGATAACTTGGTACCAGCTGATGCATTGCACCAACATTTGTCCTATATGTTTGGAAACAACAGTGAAGCTAAATGTGAACAAGGTGGGTTCATAAAGGGCTCATATGGTTTTTGACTGCAATGTCTCATTCGAAGTTATATAATTCCAATTTTCTTGCAGAAATATGATCCTTGCTTTATTCTTGGAAACCATGAAAGACAGGTGCTCATAATAATAAACCAAAAGTTGTGCACTTCAACATTCAGCTcattgtataaaaaaaaaaaaaaaaaagaatttgaattgATGAAGGGATCAAAGCAACTCCTGTGTAATCTACTAGAAGTATTCTGTAAACTTTGATTAGAATTGAAAGGTAGCCTTGGACCATGTCGGTTTCAAAAGCTTCATCAGCAAGCCAAT of Prunus dulcis chromosome 4, ALMONDv2, whole genome shotgun sequence contains these proteins:
- the LOC117626547 gene encoding two-pore potassium channel 3-like yields the protein MEKEPLLPYVGSPRRKLSPLHTLCPLPEDNEFTAPLTPSEFKDRIIFGPSPSSPQDSSPLVDALTLPYSSPRASRPPSSSSLLDAIATTPKDPQPQQPLQSWLIDPNYSWTKTNLHRSKTAPAMAVINEVENRRSDPRPQFGSQSIVRQAFILLVIYLSLGVTIYWFNRHHFSAIETHPVVDALYFCIVTMCTIGYGDITPTSTATKLFSIMFVLVGFGFIDILLSGMVSYVLDLQENYLLRSLKGVGEKKESYIFDVKKGRMRIRMKVGLALGVVVLCIGIGVGVMHFVERLGWLDSFYLSVMSVTTVGYGDRAFQSLSGRIFASIWLLVSTLAVARAFLYLAEARVDKRHRIMAKWVLGQDMTVSEFLAADIDNNGFVSKSEYVIYKLKEMGKVSEKDVMQICTQFDRLDSGNCGKISLADLMSRH